From Streptomyces sp. NBC_01460, a single genomic window includes:
- a CDS encoding acyltransferase: MNYRVQPTAQVDERAEIGDGSSVWELAQIREGARLGAGCVVGRGAYVGAGVRIGDNVKLQNYALVYEPAVLGDGVFVGPAVVLTNDRNPRSVDPEGRQKRGGDWEAVGVEVAEGASLGARSVCVAPLRIGRWAMVAAGAVVTEDVPDFGLVVGVPARRTGWVGRSGVKLAERPDEPGVWECPRTGTLHDEAGGVLTERLPLAL, from the coding sequence GTGAACTACAGGGTCCAGCCCACCGCACAGGTCGACGAGCGTGCCGAGATCGGGGACGGCAGCAGTGTCTGGGAGCTCGCCCAGATCCGGGAGGGCGCCCGGCTCGGCGCGGGCTGCGTGGTCGGCCGCGGTGCCTACGTGGGGGCGGGCGTGCGCATCGGCGACAACGTCAAGCTCCAGAACTACGCGCTGGTGTACGAGCCGGCCGTGCTCGGTGACGGTGTCTTCGTCGGCCCCGCCGTGGTCCTCACCAATGACCGCAACCCGCGCTCGGTCGACCCGGAGGGCAGGCAGAAGCGCGGCGGCGACTGGGAGGCCGTGGGCGTGGAGGTGGCCGAGGGAGCCTCGCTCGGCGCGCGGTCCGTGTGTGTCGCACCCCTGCGGATCGGCCGCTGGGCCATGGTCGCGGCGGGTGCCGTGGTCACCGAGGACGTCCCCGACTTCGGCCTGGTCGTCGGCGTGCCGGCCCGCCGGACGGGCTGGGTGGGCCGCAGCGGGGTCAAGCTGGCCGAGCGGCCGGACGAACCGGGCGTCTGGGAGTGCCCGCGGACCGGCACGCTCCACGACGAGGCCGGCGGTGTCCTCACGGAGCGTCTCCCCCTGGCGCTCTGA
- a CDS encoding bifunctional cytidylyltransferase/SDR family oxidoreductase, producing MSVPHEAKPRTTAVVLAGGTGQRVGLSIPKQLLKIAGKAVIEHTLTIFQNAEDIDDVIVLMAPGFVPDVEKIVAKAGLTKVIKVIEGGSTRNETTERAIAALGEGLAEGEDRNVLFHDAVRPLLSQRVIKDCVDALGRYQAVDVAIPSADTIIVTRTHGEDGEFITDVPDRSRLRRGQTPQAFKLSTIRRAYEVAAGDPNFQATDDCSVVLRYLPDVPIYVVAGDEYNMKVTQPVDVFITDKLFQLASTAAPRQADEAAYRELLSGKTLVVFGGSYGIGADIGTLAEQYGATVYALGRSTTGTHVENPEHIDDALSKAYAETGRIDYVINTAGVLRIGKLAETDNTTIQEALNVNYLAPVQIARASYKYLAETRGQLLLYTSSSYTRGRAEYSLYSSTKAAMVNLTQALADEWAGEGVRVNCVNPERTATPMRTKAFGQEPEGSLLSSEAVARTSLDVLLSAMTGHVIDVRQQDPTRDVTEASGFEQALASVLDRQEDV from the coding sequence GTGTCTGTGCCGCATGAAGCCAAGCCCCGGACCACAGCGGTCGTGCTCGCCGGTGGGACCGGCCAACGTGTGGGCCTGTCGATCCCCAAGCAGCTGCTGAAGATCGCCGGTAAGGCCGTCATCGAGCACACGCTGACCATCTTCCAGAACGCCGAGGACATCGACGACGTCATCGTGCTGATGGCGCCGGGTTTCGTGCCCGACGTCGAGAAGATCGTCGCCAAGGCCGGCCTGACCAAGGTCATCAAGGTCATCGAGGGTGGCAGCACCCGGAACGAGACCACCGAGCGCGCCATCGCCGCCCTCGGGGAGGGACTCGCCGAGGGTGAGGACCGCAACGTCCTCTTCCACGACGCGGTCCGCCCGCTCCTCTCGCAGCGTGTCATCAAGGACTGCGTCGACGCGCTCGGCCGCTACCAGGCGGTCGACGTCGCCATTCCCTCCGCCGACACGATCATCGTGACCCGCACCCACGGCGAGGACGGCGAGTTCATCACCGACGTCCCGGACCGGTCCCGGCTGCGCCGCGGCCAGACCCCGCAGGCGTTCAAGCTGTCCACGATCCGCAGGGCGTACGAGGTCGCGGCCGGCGACCCGAACTTCCAGGCCACCGACGACTGCTCGGTCGTCCTGCGCTACCTCCCCGACGTGCCGATCTACGTGGTCGCGGGCGACGAGTACAACATGAAGGTGACCCAGCCGGTCGACGTCTTCATCACCGACAAGCTCTTCCAGCTGGCCTCCACCGCCGCCCCCCGCCAGGCCGACGAGGCCGCCTACCGCGAGCTGCTCTCCGGCAAGACCCTGGTGGTCTTCGGTGGTTCGTACGGCATCGGTGCCGACATCGGCACGCTGGCCGAGCAGTACGGCGCCACGGTGTACGCGCTCGGACGCTCCACCACCGGTACGCACGTGGAGAACCCGGAGCACATCGACGACGCGCTGTCGAAGGCCTACGCCGAGACCGGCCGCATCGACTACGTCATCAACACCGCGGGCGTGCTGCGCATCGGCAAGCTGGCCGAGACGGACAACACGACGATCCAGGAAGCGCTGAACGTCAACTACCTGGCGCCGGTGCAGATCGCGCGCGCCTCGTACAAGTACCTGGCGGAGACCCGGGGGCAGTTGCTCCTGTACACCTCCAGCAGCTACACGCGGGGCCGTGCCGAGTACAGCCTCTACTCCTCCACCAAGGCCGCCATGGTGAACCTCACCCAGGCGCTGGCCGACGAGTGGGCGGGCGAGGGTGTCAGGGTCAACTGCGTGAACCCGGAGCGCACCGCGACCCCGATGCGGACCAAGGCGTTCGGCCAGGAGCCCGAGGGCTCGCTGCTCTCCTCCGAAGCCGTGGCGCGCACCTCGCTCGACGTCCTCCTCTCCGCGATGACGGGTCACGTCATCGACGTACGGCAGCAGGACCCGACGCGTGACGTCACCGAGGCCTCGGGATTCGAGCAGGCCCTGGCCTCGGTGCTGGACCGTCAAGAAGATGTGTAA
- a CDS encoding nucleotide sugar dehydrogenase, whose protein sequence is MNICVVALGKIGLPLAVQFAAKGHTIIGADVDERVVALVNAATEPFPGEHDLGVKLEEAVGADLLSATTDTTAAVAASDAVVVVVPLFVDGEGTPDFGWMDAATKAVAAGLKPGTLVSYETTLPVGTTRNRWAPMLAEGSGLTPGRDFHLVFSPERVLTGRVFEDLRRYPKLVGGIDEASTLRGVAFYESVLDFDERDDLSRPNGVWDLGTAEASELAKLAETTYRDVNIGLANQFARFADRHDIDVEQVIDACNSQPYSHIHRPGIAVGGHCIPVYPRMYLWNDPDATVVRAAREANAEMPRYAVDLLAAAYGDLHDVGVLVLGAAYRGGVKETAFSGVFGVVEALRERGAVPFVSDPLYGPEELRAQGLVPHENQAVTAAILQTDHPEYRELSADSLPDVRVLVDGRRTTDPARWAGVRRVVIGG, encoded by the coding sequence ATGAACATCTGCGTAGTCGCACTGGGCAAGATCGGGCTCCCGCTCGCCGTGCAGTTCGCCGCCAAGGGCCACACGATCATCGGCGCGGACGTCGACGAGAGAGTCGTCGCCCTGGTGAACGCGGCCACCGAGCCGTTCCCGGGCGAGCACGACCTCGGGGTCAAGCTCGAGGAGGCGGTCGGCGCGGACCTGCTCTCCGCGACGACGGACACCACGGCCGCGGTCGCCGCGTCCGACGCCGTCGTGGTCGTCGTCCCGCTCTTCGTGGACGGAGAGGGCACCCCGGACTTCGGCTGGATGGACGCAGCGACGAAGGCCGTCGCCGCGGGCCTGAAGCCGGGCACCCTCGTCAGCTACGAGACCACCCTGCCGGTCGGCACCACCCGTAACCGCTGGGCACCCATGCTCGCGGAGGGGTCCGGCCTCACCCCGGGGCGCGACTTCCACCTCGTCTTCTCCCCGGAGCGGGTGCTGACCGGCCGGGTCTTCGAGGACCTGCGCCGTTACCCCAAGCTCGTCGGCGGCATCGACGAGGCGTCGACACTGCGCGGCGTCGCGTTCTACGAGTCCGTGCTCGACTTCGACGAGCGTGACGACCTGTCCCGCCCCAACGGCGTCTGGGACCTCGGTACGGCGGAGGCGTCCGAGCTGGCGAAGCTCGCCGAGACCACCTACCGGGACGTCAACATCGGCCTGGCCAACCAGTTCGCCCGCTTCGCCGACCGGCACGACATCGACGTCGAACAGGTCATCGACGCCTGCAACAGCCAGCCCTACAGCCACATCCACCGTCCCGGCATCGCCGTCGGCGGCCACTGCATCCCGGTCTACCCGCGGATGTACCTGTGGAACGACCCCGATGCGACGGTCGTCCGGGCGGCCCGTGAGGCCAACGCCGAGATGCCCCGGTACGCCGTCGACCTGCTGGCCGCCGCCTACGGCGACCTGCACGACGTCGGGGTCCTCGTGCTGGGCGCCGCCTACCGCGGCGGTGTCAAGGAGACCGCGTTCTCCGGTGTGTTCGGCGTGGTCGAGGCGCTCCGGGAGCGCGGCGCGGTGCCGTTCGTCTCGGACCCCCTGTACGGCCCCGAGGAGCTGAGGGCCCAGGGGTTGGTCCCGCACGAGAACCAGGCGGTCACCGCGGCGATCCTCCAGACCGACCATCCCGAGTACCGCGAGCTGTCCGCGGACAGCCTGCCGGACGTCCGCGTCCTCGTCGACGGCCGCCGGACGACGGACCCGGCCCGGTGGGCGGGCGTGCGCCGGGTGGTCATCGGAGGCTGA
- the rpmA gene encoding 50S ribosomal protein L27 translates to MAHKKGASSTRNGRDSNAQRLGVKRFGGQAVNAGEILVRQRGTHFHPGTGVGRGGDDTLFALTAGAVEFGTHRGRKVVNIVPVAA, encoded by the coding sequence ATGGCACACAAGAAGGGCGCATCGTCCACTCGGAACGGGCGCGATTCCAATGCTCAGCGGCTCGGCGTGAAGCGCTTCGGCGGTCAGGCCGTCAACGCCGGTGAGATCCTGGTCCGCCAGCGCGGCACCCACTTCCACCCGGGCACGGGCGTCGGCCGTGGCGGCGACGACACGCTGTTCGCGCTGACCGCCGGTGCGGTGGAGTTCGGTACGCACCGTGGCCGCAAGGTCGTGAACATCGTTCCCGTCGCTGCCTGA
- a CDS encoding glycosyltransferase family 4 protein, whose product MVPDRPAGESRRPRGKIVMLVENGVKGDSRVQKEARSAAEAGWDVVLLGRSPDRKARSWRLGEARVRLLPVPTPLSRRRHEYRRAVLRAPLAYPPGPLAEYRKQRMKAWRAELNLRVIETGRTGSALARTRLLPTRLLSRGMGRWVRLRARHTAALERRRKDMDTPLDRFTTAFWVRVMGERAWRRLDPGLWDLELAYGKVIDSLEPDLIHANDFRMLGVGARAKLRAEARGRTVRLVWDAHEYLPGIKPWNPHPRWHVAQCAHEREHARYADAVTTVSATLAQMLAEHHGLGELPEVVLNAPDALTPEDPAAEPVPDLRELCGIGPEVPLAVYSGSAAPQRGLDIMIEALPQLPGTHAAFVVPRGNSPYMQTLRARAAALAVADRVHILPYVPHDQVVRHLAAADVGVIPIHHWPNHEIALITKFFEYSHARLPLVVSDVRTMGTTVAGSGQGEVFTAEDVADYARAVTAVLTDPQRYRDVYDRPGMLTEWTWEAQAAILDGVYSRLVEGVRTPAGERMAPVTS is encoded by the coding sequence ATGGTGCCTGACCGGCCGGCCGGGGAGTCGCGGCGTCCACGCGGGAAGATCGTCATGCTGGTCGAGAACGGCGTGAAGGGTGACTCCCGGGTGCAGAAGGAGGCCCGGTCCGCCGCGGAGGCCGGCTGGGACGTGGTGCTCCTGGGCAGGTCGCCCGACCGGAAGGCGAGGAGCTGGCGGCTCGGGGAGGCCCGGGTGCGTCTGCTGCCGGTACCGACCCCGCTGAGCCGCCGCCGTCACGAGTACCGCCGGGCGGTGCTCCGCGCGCCGCTCGCCTACCCGCCGGGGCCACTGGCCGAGTACCGCAAGCAGCGGATGAAGGCGTGGCGCGCCGAGCTCAACCTCCGGGTCATCGAAACCGGCCGGACCGGCTCCGCCCTCGCGCGGACGCGGCTGCTGCCGACGCGGCTGCTGTCCCGGGGGATGGGCAGGTGGGTCCGGCTCCGCGCCCGGCACACCGCCGCGCTGGAGCGTCGACGCAAGGACATGGACACCCCGCTCGACCGGTTCACCACGGCGTTCTGGGTCCGGGTGATGGGTGAGCGCGCCTGGCGCCGGCTCGACCCCGGGCTGTGGGATCTGGAGCTCGCCTACGGGAAGGTCATCGACTCCCTCGAACCCGACCTGATCCACGCCAACGACTTCCGGATGCTCGGTGTGGGCGCGCGCGCCAAGCTGCGGGCGGAGGCCAGGGGGCGCACCGTGCGGCTCGTCTGGGACGCGCACGAGTACCTGCCCGGTATCAAGCCCTGGAACCCCCATCCCCGCTGGCACGTGGCCCAGTGCGCGCACGAGCGGGAACACGCGAGGTACGCGGACGCCGTCACGACCGTGTCGGCCACGCTCGCCCAGATGCTGGCCGAGCACCACGGGCTGGGCGAGCTGCCGGAGGTGGTGCTCAACGCCCCCGACGCCCTGACCCCGGAGGACCCGGCCGCCGAACCGGTCCCCGACCTGCGGGAGCTGTGCGGAATCGGTCCCGAGGTACCGCTGGCGGTCTACAGCGGTTCCGCGGCACCGCAGCGGGGGCTCGACATCATGATCGAAGCCCTGCCGCAACTCCCCGGCACCCACGCCGCGTTCGTCGTGCCGCGCGGCAACTCGCCCTACATGCAGACGCTCAGGGCGCGGGCGGCCGCACTCGCCGTGGCCGACCGTGTGCACATCCTGCCGTACGTGCCGCACGACCAGGTCGTCCGCCACCTGGCCGCGGCGGACGTCGGCGTCATCCCGATCCACCACTGGCCGAACCACGAGATCGCTCTGATCACCAAGTTCTTCGAGTACTCCCACGCCCGGCTCCCCCTCGTCGTCAGCGACGTCCGGACGATGGGCACCACGGTCGCCGGCTCGGGCCAGGGAGAGGTGTTCACGGCCGAGGACGTCGCGGACTACGCGCGAGCGGTCACCGCGGTCCTCACCGACCCGCAGCGTTACCGGGACGTCTACGACCGGCCCGGGATGCTCACGGAGTGGACCTGGGAGGCGCAGGCGGCGATCCTCGACGGCGTGTACTCCCGGCTCGTCGAGGGTGTGCGCACCCCGGCGGGTGAACGGATGGCCCCGGTGACGTCATGA
- the obgE gene encoding GTPase ObgE, which yields MTTFVDRVELHAAAGNGGHGVASVHREKFKPLGGPDGGNGGRGGDVILVVEQAVTTLLDYHHHPHRKATNGQPGAGDNRSGKDGQDLVLPVPDGTVVLDKAGNVLADLVGQGTTFIAGQGGRGGLGNAALASARRKAPGFALLGEPGESRDIVLELKTVADVALVGYPSAGKSSLISVLSAAKPKIADYPFTTLVPNLGVVTAGSTVYTIADVPGLIPGASQGKGLGLEFLRHVERCSVLVHVLDTATLESDRDPVSDLDMIEEELRLYGGLENRPRIVALNKVDIPDGQDLADMIRPDLEARGYRVFEVSAIAHKGLNELSYALAGIIAEARASKPKEESTRVVIRPKAVDDAGFSVTVEDDGIYRVRGEKPERWIRQTDFNNDEAVGYLADRLNRLGVEDALRKAGAQAGDGVAIGPEDNAVVFDWEPTMAAGAEMLGRRGEDHRLEAPRPAAQRRRERDSERDDAQREYDEFDPF from the coding sequence ATGACCACCTTCGTGGACCGCGTCGAGCTGCATGCCGCCGCGGGTAACGGAGGCCACGGCGTGGCCTCCGTGCACCGTGAGAAGTTCAAGCCGCTCGGCGGCCCCGACGGTGGCAACGGCGGGCGCGGCGGCGATGTCATCCTCGTCGTCGAGCAGGCCGTGACCACGCTGCTGGACTACCACCACCACCCTCACCGCAAGGCCACGAACGGCCAGCCCGGCGCGGGCGACAACCGTTCGGGCAAGGACGGCCAGGACCTGGTGCTGCCCGTCCCGGACGGCACCGTCGTGCTCGACAAGGCGGGCAACGTCCTCGCGGACCTCGTCGGCCAGGGCACCACCTTCATCGCCGGCCAGGGCGGCCGCGGCGGCCTCGGCAACGCCGCGCTGGCCTCCGCCCGCCGCAAGGCGCCCGGCTTCGCGCTGCTCGGCGAGCCCGGTGAGAGCCGGGACATCGTCCTGGAGCTCAAGACCGTCGCCGACGTCGCGCTCGTCGGTTACCCGAGCGCCGGGAAGTCCTCGCTGATCTCGGTGCTCTCCGCGGCCAAGCCGAAGATCGCGGACTACCCGTTCACGACGCTCGTCCCCAACCTGGGCGTCGTCACCGCGGGCTCGACCGTCTACACCATCGCCGACGTCCCCGGGCTCATCCCGGGAGCCAGCCAGGGCAAGGGCCTCGGCCTCGAGTTCCTGCGGCACGTCGAGCGCTGCTCGGTCCTCGTGCACGTCCTGGACACCGCGACGCTGGAGTCGGACCGCGACCCCGTCTCGGACCTCGACATGATCGAGGAGGAGCTGCGGCTGTACGGCGGCCTCGAGAACCGCCCGCGCATCGTCGCCCTCAACAAGGTCGACATCCCGGACGGCCAGGACCTCGCCGACATGATCCGCCCGGACCTGGAGGCACGCGGCTACCGCGTCTTCGAGGTCTCGGCCATCGCGCACAAGGGCCTCAACGAGCTCTCCTACGCCCTCGCCGGGATCATCGCGGAGGCGCGCGCCAGCAAGCCGAAGGAGGAGTCGACCCGGGTCGTCATCCGCCCCAAGGCCGTCGACGACGCCGGGTTCAGCGTCACCGTCGAGGACGACGGCATCTACCGCGTGCGCGGCGAGAAGCCCGAGCGCTGGATCCGCCAGACCGACTTCAACAACGACGAGGCCGTCGGCTACCTCGCGGACCGGCTCAACCGCCTCGGCGTCGAGGACGCGCTCCGCAAGGCCGGTGCCCAGGCCGGTGACGGCGTGGCGATCGGCCCCGAGGACAACGCGGTCGTCTTCGACTGGGAGCCGACCATGGCCGCCGGCGCCGAGATGCTGGGCCGACGCGGTGAGGACCACCGCCTCGAGGCTCCGCGCCCCGCCGCGCAGCGCCGCCGTGAGCGTGACTCCGAGCGCGACGACGCGCAGCGCGAGTACGACGAGTTCGACCCCTTCTAG
- a CDS encoding DegT/DnrJ/EryC1/StrS family aminotransferase, translating into MTSINEQPVPAASPVIGEAEIAAVVRVMRSGRVVQGPEVAAFEEDFSGLVDGRHCVAVNSGTSALHLLLLALGIGRGDEVIVPSFSFAASANAVRLAGAEVVFADIEPGNFGLDPAAVEAAITPRTAAVMPVHLYGHPAAMDRLMRVAERHRLAVVEDACQAHAAALNGTPVGAFGAGGAFSFYPTKNMHSLEGGMVTTADAGLARTLRLLRNQGMEQRYANEIIGANMRMTDVSAAVGRVQLGRIEAWTEQRRANAAFLDTHITAPGVTTPPVAEGARHVYHQYTVRVPVAREAAMASLAEAGIGHAVYYPTPIHRLKPYREPDRKAGRVWDLPETERAAAEVVSLPVHPSLTPEELKRVAAAVNALEVVL; encoded by the coding sequence ATGACGAGCATCAACGAGCAGCCGGTTCCCGCAGCCAGTCCCGTCATCGGAGAGGCCGAGATCGCGGCCGTGGTCCGTGTGATGCGCAGTGGTCGCGTCGTGCAGGGCCCCGAGGTCGCCGCCTTCGAGGAGGACTTCTCCGGCCTGGTGGACGGGAGGCACTGCGTCGCGGTCAACTCGGGCACCTCCGCCCTGCACCTGCTCCTCCTCGCCCTGGGCATCGGCAGGGGCGACGAGGTGATCGTCCCCTCGTTCTCGTTCGCGGCGTCCGCCAACGCGGTGAGGCTGGCCGGTGCCGAGGTGGTCTTCGCGGACATCGAGCCGGGGAACTTCGGTCTCGACCCGGCCGCGGTGGAGGCCGCGATCACGCCGCGCACCGCGGCGGTCATGCCGGTGCACCTCTACGGCCACCCGGCAGCCATGGACCGGCTCATGCGCGTCGCCGAAAGGCACCGCCTCGCCGTGGTCGAGGACGCCTGCCAGGCGCACGCCGCGGCGCTGAACGGGACCCCGGTCGGGGCGTTCGGCGCGGGCGGTGCCTTCAGCTTCTACCCGACCAAGAACATGCACTCCCTGGAGGGCGGCATGGTCACCACGGCCGATGCCGGGCTGGCCCGCACACTGCGCCTGCTCCGTAACCAGGGCATGGAGCAGCGCTACGCCAACGAGATCATCGGCGCCAACATGCGGATGACCGACGTGTCCGCCGCCGTCGGCCGCGTGCAGCTCGGCAGGATCGAGGCCTGGACCGAGCAGCGCCGGGCCAACGCCGCCTTCCTCGACACGCACATCACCGCCCCCGGCGTCACCACGCCGCCGGTCGCCGAGGGGGCGCGGCACGTCTACCACCAGTACACCGTGCGCGTCCCCGTCGCCCGGGAGGCCGCGATGGCCTCCCTCGCCGAAGCGGGGATCGGCCACGCGGTCTACTACCCGACGCCTATCCACCGGCTCAAGCCGTACCGGGAACCGGACCGGAAGGCCGGTCGCGTCTGGGACCTCCCCGAGACCGAGCGGGCCGCCGCAGAGGTCGTCTCGCTGCCCGTGCACCCGTCCCTGACGCCGGAGGAGCTGAAGCGCGTGGCCGCCGCCGTCAACGCTCTGGAGGTGGTCCTGTGA
- the rplU gene encoding 50S ribosomal protein L21 has protein sequence MYAIVRSGGRQHKVAVGDIVEVDKISTAKVGDTVELSTLLVVDGDAVTSDPWVLDGIKVQAEIVDHHKGAKIDILRYKNKTGYRRRQGHRQQYTAIKVTGIPAAAK, from the coding sequence GTGTACGCCATCGTGCGCAGCGGTGGTCGCCAGCACAAGGTTGCTGTCGGCGACATCGTTGAGGTTGACAAGATTTCCACCGCCAAGGTTGGCGACACGGTCGAGCTCTCGACCCTGCTCGTTGTCGACGGCGACGCCGTGACCAGCGACCCGTGGGTGCTGGACGGCATCAAGGTCCAGGCCGAGATCGTGGACCACCACAAGGGCGCGAAGATCGACATCCTTCGCTACAAGAACAAGACGGGTTACCGCCGTCGCCAGGGTCACCGCCAGCAGTACACGGCGATCAAGGTCACCGGTATCCCCGCGGCTGCGAAGTAA
- a CDS encoding Gfo/Idh/MocA family protein, producing the protein MNAGLRAGLIGLGSMGRHHARVLAALEGVELVCVVDPLGDKNGWAQGVPVLPGVEDLLALGVDYAVVACPTGLHEEVGLRLAEAGICVLVEKPLADTVEGALRLVHAFESRNLVAGVGHIERCNPALRSLRGRLEAGELGDVYQVVTRRQGPYPHRIADVGVVKDLATHDIDLTAWMTGRSYVSIAAHTVSKSGRPYEDMVSAVGRLSDGTMVNHLVNWLSPLKERFTSVTGERGCLVADTLTADLTFYSNASVATEWEALRAFRGVSEGDMVRYAIPKREPLLVEHELFRDAVQGISSDICTLRQGLRTVEVAASLLDSARSGRTVVFEAQEAVRHGA; encoded by the coding sequence GTGAACGCCGGACTGCGGGCCGGTCTGATCGGCCTCGGTTCCATGGGCCGCCACCACGCCCGTGTGCTGGCCGCCCTGGAAGGCGTCGAGCTGGTCTGCGTCGTCGACCCGCTGGGCGACAAGAACGGCTGGGCGCAGGGGGTGCCCGTCCTGCCCGGCGTCGAGGACCTGCTGGCCCTGGGCGTCGACTACGCCGTCGTGGCCTGTCCGACCGGCCTGCACGAGGAGGTCGGTCTGCGGCTCGCCGAAGCCGGGATCTGCGTCCTCGTCGAGAAGCCGCTCGCGGACACCGTGGAAGGCGCCCTGCGGCTCGTGCACGCCTTCGAGTCGCGGAACCTGGTGGCGGGCGTCGGTCACATCGAGCGGTGCAACCCCGCGCTGCGCTCGCTCCGCGGCCGCCTGGAGGCCGGCGAACTCGGCGACGTCTACCAAGTGGTGACCCGGCGCCAGGGCCCCTACCCGCATCGCATCGCCGACGTGGGAGTGGTCAAGGACCTGGCCACCCACGACATCGACCTGACGGCCTGGATGACCGGCCGGAGCTACGTGTCGATCGCGGCCCACACCGTGTCGAAGTCGGGCCGTCCGTACGAGGACATGGTGAGCGCGGTGGGCCGGCTCTCCGACGGGACGATGGTGAACCACCTGGTCAACTGGCTGAGCCCGCTCAAGGAGCGGTTCACCTCGGTCACCGGCGAGCGGGGCTGCCTCGTCGCCGACACCCTGACCGCCGACCTGACGTTCTACTCGAACGCCTCGGTCGCCACCGAGTGGGAGGCCCTGCGCGCCTTCCGCGGGGTCTCGGAGGGCGACATGGTCCGCTACGCGATTCCCAAGCGCGAGCCGCTGCTCGTCGAGCACGAACTCTTCAGGGACGCCGTGCAGGGCATCTCCTCCGACATCTGCACGCTGCGGCAGGGGCTGCGCACCGTGGAGGTGGCCGCCTCCCTGCTCGATTCGGCCAGGAGTGGCCGTACGGTCGTCTTCGAGGCGCAGGAGGCGGTCCGTCATGGTGCCTGA
- a CDS encoding glycosyltransferase family 2 protein, producing MTACPDVTVIVAVYNTMPYLTECLNSLVGQSIGLERLEVIAVDDGSTDGSGGELDRFAARYPGVVTVLHQANSGGPAAPSNRALDRATGRFVYFVGSDDHLGEEALERLVAYADTHESDVVAGRMVGVDGRYVHQKLYAENAPDISLYHSYLPFTLANTKLFRRELVEKHHLRFPEDLPVGSDQPFTIEACVRARRISVLADYICYYAVKRGDASNITYRADHLARLRCTTRIMDHAAGLVAPGPRRDALFARHFAWELSKLLLADFPALDIETRRLLCEGLSVLLDAYWTDALRDATGVKRRVRFGLARRGAVEALSKAITDEAEHGAPPFLLDGDRAFAAYPGFRDPAVGLDDRYYEVLGETVAGRLAAGTEFESADWEQRGADLRLTVRLRLGVTGDVSSAVVALVQGAMPQSADRPGARRLPGQDGRPPADGDLTAVPAADGTGTQVCARVPVPAVRAKKGVRVYVDVAGSTYEIPVRTGGRPMPLARRWGETDPYRVAARPNTKGRLVITTAPLVEPRDGPGTRLWRLLRPKRKRSR from the coding sequence ATGACCGCGTGCCCCGACGTCACCGTGATCGTGGCCGTGTACAACACGATGCCGTACCTGACGGAGTGCCTGAACTCCCTGGTGGGACAGAGCATCGGGCTGGAACGCCTCGAGGTGATCGCGGTCGACGACGGTTCCACGGACGGCAGCGGCGGCGAACTCGACCGGTTCGCCGCACGGTATCCGGGCGTGGTGACGGTGCTGCACCAGGCCAACTCGGGCGGCCCGGCCGCTCCCAGCAACCGTGCGCTGGACAGGGCCACCGGGCGCTTCGTCTACTTCGTCGGCTCCGACGACCACCTCGGTGAAGAGGCCCTGGAACGGCTGGTGGCCTACGCGGACACCCATGAGTCGGACGTCGTGGCGGGCCGGATGGTCGGGGTCGACGGGCGGTACGTGCACCAGAAGCTGTACGCGGAGAACGCCCCCGACATCAGCCTCTACCACTCGTACCTGCCGTTCACCCTGGCCAACACCAAGCTGTTCAGACGGGAACTGGTGGAGAAGCACCACCTGCGCTTCCCCGAGGACCTGCCGGTCGGCAGCGACCAGCCGTTCACCATCGAGGCGTGTGTCCGGGCCCGCAGGATCTCGGTGCTCGCCGACTACATCTGCTACTACGCGGTGAAGCGGGGCGACGCGAGCAACATCACCTACCGCGCCGACCACCTGGCGCGGCTGCGGTGCACCACGCGGATCATGGACCACGCGGCGGGCCTCGTCGCGCCCGGCCCGCGACGGGACGCCCTCTTCGCACGCCACTTCGCCTGGGAACTCTCCAAGCTCCTGCTGGCGGACTTCCCCGCCCTCGACATCGAAACCCGGCGGCTCCTGTGCGAGGGGCTCTCCGTGCTGCTCGACGCGTACTGGACGGACGCGCTGCGCGACGCCACGGGCGTGAAGCGCAGGGTCCGCTTCGGTCTGGCCCGGCGCGGGGCCGTGGAGGCCCTCAGCAAGGCCATCACGGACGAGGCCGAACACGGAGCCCCGCCCTTCCTGCTGGACGGCGACCGTGCCTTCGCCGCCTACCCGGGCTTCCGGGACCCCGCGGTGGGCCTGGACGACCGGTACTACGAGGTCCTCGGCGAGACCGTGGCCGGCCGGCTCGCGGCGGGCACCGAGTTCGAGTCGGCCGACTGGGAGCAGCGGGGCGCGGACCTCCGGCTCACCGTGCGACTGCGGCTCGGGGTCACCGGGGACGTGTCCTCGGCGGTGGTCGCCCTGGTGCAGGGCGCCATGCCGCAGAGCGCGGACCGGCCGGGCGCCCGCAGACTGCCGGGCCAGGACGGACGCCCTCCGGCCGACGGCGACCTCACCGCGGTGCCGGCCGCGGACGGGACCGGCACACAGGTGTGCGCCCGCGTCCCGGTCCCCGCCGTCCGGGCGAAGAAGGGGGTCCGCGTCTACGTCGACGTCGCGGGGTCGACCTACGAGATCCCGGTGCGGACCGGGGGGCGGCCCATGCCGCTGGCCCGCCGGTGGGGCGAGACCGACCCCTACCGCGTCGCGGCGCGACCCAACACCAAGGGCCGGCTCGTGATCACGACAGCTCCGCTGGTGGAGCCCCGGGACGGACCGGGTACCAGGCTGTGGAGGCTGTTGAGACCGAAGAGGAAGCGAAGCCGATGA